A genomic region of Mesorhizobium sp. NZP2077 contains the following coding sequences:
- a CDS encoding outer membrane protein assembly factor BamD, protein MFFTRAGQSKAPQRSVILALSLVVPSLFLSACMSSPEKDINLSTYVDQTEPADVLYNEGLANLNAGRLDEASKKFDAVDRQHPYSEWARKSMVMGAFADYRKGSYDDAISSAKRYLALYPSTDDAAYAQYIIGLSYYRQIKDVTQDQKEARQTVQTMQDLVTRWPTSEYVDDAKEKIRFANDQLAGKEMQIGRYYLERREYIAAVKRFRNVVENYSNTRHVEEALARLTESYYALGLTSEAQTAAAVLGTNYPDSQWYKDSYKLLQSNGLAPRENAGSWISKAGKLITGA, encoded by the coding sequence ATGTTCTTCACGCGAGCCGGTCAATCGAAGGCGCCCCAGCGGTCTGTTATCCTGGCGCTTTCGCTGGTTGTTCCATCGCTCTTTCTGTCGGCTTGCATGTCGTCGCCGGAGAAAGACATCAACCTGTCGACCTATGTCGACCAGACCGAGCCGGCCGACGTTCTCTACAATGAGGGCCTCGCCAACCTGAATGCCGGCCGCCTGGACGAGGCGAGCAAGAAGTTCGATGCCGTCGATCGCCAGCATCCCTATTCGGAATGGGCCCGTAAATCGATGGTGATGGGCGCGTTCGCCGACTATCGAAAAGGCAGCTACGACGATGCGATCTCGTCGGCCAAGCGCTATCTGGCGCTTTACCCGTCGACGGATGACGCCGCCTATGCGCAGTACATCATCGGCCTGAGCTACTATCGCCAGATCAAGGATGTGACTCAGGATCAGAAGGAAGCACGCCAAACCGTGCAGACGATGCAGGATCTGGTGACGCGCTGGCCGACGTCGGAATATGTCGACGACGCCAAGGAGAAGATCCGCTTCGCCAACGACCAGCTCGCCGGCAAGGAAATGCAGATCGGCCGCTATTATCTGGAGCGCCGCGAGTACATCGCCGCCGTCAAGCGGTTCCGCAACGTGGTGGAGAACTATTCCAACACGCGCCATGTCGAGGAAGCTCTAGCCCGGCTCACCGAAAGCTATTACGCGCTGGGGCTGACCTCGGAGGCCCAGACGGCCGCCGCGGTGCTCGGCACCAACTATCCCGACAGCCAATGGTACAAGGATTCCTACAAGCTGCTGCAGAGCAACGGGCTGGCGCCGCGCGAAAATGCCGGATCGTGGATATCCAAGGCTGGCAAGCTGATCACCGGTGCGTGA
- a CDS encoding TIGR02453 family protein, whose translation MAATGRQVVTAFKGFGPKAIPFLTALDFHQSREWFLENRDLFEQELRDPLGDLVDTLAQRFADAGLGLRGDRKKSLFRINRDVRFAKDKRPYNRHVSAILSPDGSKAVQGVFYVHIGLEGCFAGVAWWQPDSALLLAMRRSIETWPERFRAMVKALKKNNLELDAEDAMKRTPRGFEHVTETDLLAAIRNRHFAVRHAIDPADIHAPELVEELVDFTLRAKPLLDWGRAIEGRIAKD comes from the coding sequence ATGGCTGCAACGGGTCGGCAAGTCGTGACGGCGTTCAAAGGCTTCGGCCCAAAAGCCATTCCGTTCCTGACGGCACTGGATTTCCACCAGAGCCGAGAGTGGTTTTTGGAGAACCGCGACCTGTTCGAACAGGAATTGCGCGATCCCCTTGGCGATCTGGTCGACACGCTGGCGCAGCGTTTCGCGGATGCCGGGCTTGGCTTGCGCGGCGACCGCAAGAAGTCATTGTTCCGCATCAATCGCGACGTGCGATTCGCCAAGGACAAGCGGCCCTACAACCGGCATGTCTCGGCGATCCTGTCGCCGGATGGCAGCAAGGCCGTGCAGGGCGTGTTCTACGTTCATATCGGGCTCGAAGGATGCTTTGCCGGCGTCGCCTGGTGGCAGCCGGATTCCGCACTGCTGCTGGCGATGCGGCGCTCCATCGAGACGTGGCCAGAGCGGTTTCGCGCCATGGTGAAGGCGTTGAAGAAGAACAACCTCGAGCTGGATGCCGAAGACGCCATGAAACGCACGCCCCGGGGTTTCGAGCACGTCACGGAGACGGACCTCCTGGCTGCGATCCGCAACCGGCATTTTGCCGTTCGGCATGCGATCGATCCGGCTGATATTCATGCGCCGGAGCTGGTCGAGGAACTTGTCGATTTCACCTTGCGCGCCAAGCCGCTGCTCGACTGGGGCAGGGCGATCGAGGGTAGAATCGCGAAGGACTAA
- the recN gene encoding DNA repair protein RecN yields the protein MLSRLSIRDIVLIEKLDIDFQPGLSVLTGETGAGKSILLDALSLALGARGDASLVRHGAAQGQVIAVFDVPRNHPVRALLVENAIEDDGDIILRRVQTADGRTRVFVNDQPSSVTLMRDVGRALVEIHGQHDERALVDPGAHRDVLDAFGGHLGAVRSTGEAWRHWRGCEQELTRHRAKVAAAAREADYLRAAVAELTKLDPQPGEETELAELRAHMMRAEKIASEIHDAQDVLSGPSSPLPQLASLLRRLQRKATEAPGLLEDVVKSLDEAMLSLDAAQSGVEAALRATEYDPQRLEKAEERLFSLRAASRKHSVAVDDLAQLRDTMVADLADLDAGEERLHGLEKQATAAREAYDIGAAQLSSLRHAAAVGLTKAVMAELPALKLERAAFIVEMKSEAETRMEEGIDQIEFWVRTNPGTRPGPMMKVASGGELSRFLLALKVALADRGSAPTLVFDEIDTGVGGAVADAIGQRLARLSKRVQVLSVTHAPQVAARAATHFLISKSGSTDRVATGIAEMDRPARQEEIARMLAGATITDEARAAAERLLRENTNAA from the coding sequence ATGCTTTCCAGACTGTCGATCCGCGATATCGTCCTGATCGAGAAGCTGGATATCGACTTCCAGCCCGGCCTTTCCGTGTTGACCGGCGAAACCGGCGCCGGCAAATCCATCCTGCTCGATGCCTTGTCGCTGGCGCTCGGCGCGCGCGGCGATGCCTCTTTGGTGCGCCATGGCGCGGCACAGGGCCAGGTCATTGCCGTGTTCGATGTGCCGCGCAACCATCCGGTGCGCGCGCTGCTTGTCGAAAATGCCATCGAGGATGACGGCGATATCATCCTGCGCCGCGTGCAGACGGCGGACGGCCGCACCCGCGTCTTCGTCAACGACCAGCCGTCCAGCGTCACCCTGATGCGCGATGTCGGCCGTGCGCTGGTCGAAATCCACGGCCAGCACGATGAGCGCGCTTTGGTCGATCCCGGCGCCCACCGCGACGTGCTCGACGCTTTTGGTGGCCATCTCGGCGCCGTTCGCTCGACCGGCGAGGCCTGGCGGCACTGGCGCGGCTGCGAGCAGGAGCTTACCCGCCATCGCGCCAAGGTAGCGGCCGCCGCGCGCGAAGCCGACTATCTGCGCGCCGCGGTCGCGGAACTGACCAAGCTCGATCCGCAGCCCGGCGAGGAAACGGAACTGGCCGAACTGCGCGCCCACATGATGCGCGCCGAAAAGATCGCTTCCGAAATCCATGATGCGCAGGATGTGCTGTCCGGGCCGTCCTCTCCCTTGCCGCAACTGGCCAGTCTGCTGCGACGGTTGCAGCGCAAGGCGACGGAGGCGCCAGGCCTGCTCGAGGATGTGGTCAAGTCACTGGACGAGGCGATGCTGTCGCTCGACGCGGCGCAATCCGGTGTCGAGGCGGCACTGCGCGCCACCGAATATGATCCGCAGCGGCTGGAGAAGGCGGAGGAGCGGCTGTTTTCGCTGCGCGCGGCGTCACGCAAGCATAGCGTTGCCGTCGATGATCTGGCGCAACTGCGCGACACGATGGTTGCCGATCTGGCCGATCTCGACGCCGGCGAGGAGCGCCTGCATGGGCTGGAAAAGCAGGCCACAGCCGCGCGCGAGGCCTATGACATCGGCGCCGCGCAGCTTTCCTCGCTTCGCCATGCGGCGGCGGTCGGCCTGACCAAAGCCGTCATGGCCGAATTGCCGGCGCTGAAGCTCGAACGCGCCGCCTTCATCGTCGAGATGAAGAGCGAGGCCGAGACCCGCATGGAGGAGGGCATCGACCAGATCGAGTTCTGGGTGCGCACCAATCCCGGCACGCGGCCCGGGCCGATGATGAAGGTGGCGTCCGGCGGCGAGCTGTCACGCTTCCTGCTGGCGCTGAAGGTGGCGCTGGCCGATCGCGGCTCGGCGCCGACGCTGGTCTTCGACGAAATCGACACTGGCGTGGGTGGCGCCGTGGCGGATGCCATCGGCCAGAGGCTGGCGCGGCTGTCCAAGCGCGTGCAGGTGCTGTCGGTCACCCATGCGCCGCAGGTGGCGGCGCGCGCGGCGACGCATTTCCTGATCTCCAAATCGGGCAGCACCGACCGCGTGGCGACCGGCATTGCCGAGATGGACCGACCGGCGCGGCAGGAAGAGATTGCCCGCATGCTGGCTGGCGCCACCATCACCGACGAGGCGCGCGCCGCCGCAGAGCGGCTGCTGCGTGAGAATACAAACGCGGCATAG
- the ligA gene encoding NAD-dependent DNA ligase LigA, translating into MAEKPVDSLSESEAEAELQRLAEEIAGHDVRYHTEDAPTITDAEYDALRRRNLAIEERFPGLVREDSPSRRVGAAPAEGFAKVRHAVPMLSLAKAYTDEDVTDFIERGRRFFDRDKDLDIAFTAEPKIDGLSASLRYEKGVFVQGATRGDGAVGEDITANLRTIADIPAKLKGSGWPDTIEIRGEVYMTYAEFEALKQRSAAAGGQDYVNPRNTAAGSLRQKDASVTASRNLKFFAYAWGFTTADPASTQYESVQKFADWGFKISPLMVRAKSAEELVAHYHLIEEQRSSLGYDIDGVVYKVDQLELQRRWGFVTGEPRWAVAHKFPAEQAMTTVQKIDIQVGRTGTLAPVARLAPVTVGGVVVENVTLHNEDYIKGFDSNGLPIRDGIDVRIGDTVVIQRAGDVIPQIVSVVVDKRPADAVPYEFPHTCPVCGSPATREINEKTGKEDSRRRCTGELICAAQAVERLRHFVSRGALDIEGLGAENIDTFFNAGLIKTAADIFTLRDRRPAVTKALAERREEQARQREAASGKTRKNVRSVEDRNYEGLDKLFAAIDSRRAPELDRFIFALGIRHIGETTAAVLAKTFSTIEELIRVGRETAAAEDPHTVFPSVNGIGDTVIDALRDFFGNERNDDVLDKLLGEVKPKPYIVTVSADSEVAGKTIVFTGSLEKMTRSEAKAMAERLGARVAGSVSAKTDLLVAGPGAGSKLKLASELGVEVIDEDTWLQRVGKS; encoded by the coding sequence ATGGCCGAAAAACCTGTCGATTCGCTCAGCGAAAGCGAGGCCGAAGCCGAACTCCAGCGGCTGGCCGAAGAGATCGCCGGGCACGATGTGCGCTACCATACCGAGGACGCGCCTACGATCACGGACGCGGAGTATGATGCGCTGCGGCGGCGCAACCTTGCCATCGAAGAGCGCTTTCCCGGCCTGGTGCGCGAGGATTCGCCGTCGCGCAGGGTGGGTGCTGCGCCGGCGGAAGGTTTTGCCAAGGTGCGCCATGCCGTGCCGATGCTCAGCCTCGCCAAGGCCTATACGGACGAGGATGTCACCGATTTCATCGAGCGCGGCCGGCGCTTCTTCGACCGCGACAAGGATCTCGACATCGCCTTCACGGCCGAGCCGAAGATCGATGGGCTGTCGGCATCGCTGCGCTATGAGAAGGGCGTGTTCGTGCAGGGTGCGACGCGCGGCGACGGCGCCGTTGGCGAAGACATCACCGCCAATCTCAGAACCATCGCCGACATCCCCGCGAAGCTGAAAGGCTCGGGCTGGCCCGACACGATCGAGATACGTGGCGAGGTCTACATGACCTATGCGGAGTTCGAGGCGTTGAAGCAGCGCTCGGCCGCGGCCGGCGGTCAGGATTACGTCAATCCGCGCAACACGGCGGCCGGATCGCTGCGCCAGAAGGATGCCTCCGTCACCGCCAGCCGCAACCTCAAATTCTTCGCCTATGCCTGGGGCTTCACGACGGCAGATCCGGCGTCGACGCAGTACGAATCGGTGCAAAAATTCGCCGACTGGGGCTTCAAGATCAGCCCTTTGATGGTGCGGGCGAAGTCGGCCGAGGAACTGGTCGCGCACTACCATCTGATCGAGGAGCAGCGCTCTTCGCTTGGCTATGACATAGACGGCGTCGTCTACAAGGTCGACCAGCTGGAGCTGCAGCGCCGCTGGGGTTTCGTCACCGGCGAGCCGCGCTGGGCCGTTGCGCACAAATTCCCGGCCGAACAGGCAATGACGACCGTGCAGAAAATCGACATCCAGGTCGGCCGCACCGGCACGCTGGCGCCGGTCGCAAGGCTTGCGCCCGTCACCGTGGGGGGCGTCGTGGTCGAGAACGTCACGCTGCACAATGAGGACTACATCAAGGGCTTTGACAGCAACGGCCTGCCGATCCGCGACGGCATCGACGTGCGCATCGGCGACACGGTGGTGATCCAGCGGGCAGGGGATGTCATCCCGCAGATCGTCAGCGTCGTCGTCGACAAGCGTCCGGCCGATGCCGTGCCTTACGAATTCCCGCATACCTGTCCGGTTTGCGGTTCGCCGGCGACGCGCGAGATCAACGAGAAGACCGGCAAGGAGGATTCCCGCCGGCGCTGCACCGGCGAGCTGATCTGCGCCGCGCAAGCCGTGGAAAGGTTGCGCCATTTCGTGTCGCGCGGTGCGCTCGATATCGAGGGCCTGGGCGCCGAAAACATCGACACGTTCTTCAATGCCGGGCTGATCAAGACGGCCGCCGATATCTTCACCCTCAGGGATCGCCGTCCCGCCGTCACCAAGGCGCTTGCCGAGCGGCGCGAGGAGCAGGCCAGGCAGCGTGAGGCGGCATCCGGCAAGACCCGCAAGAATGTGCGCAGCGTCGAGGACCGCAACTATGAGGGTCTCGACAAGCTGTTTGCGGCGATCGATTCGCGCCGCGCGCCGGAACTTGACCGGTTTATTTTCGCGCTCGGCATCCGCCATATCGGCGAGACGACGGCGGCCGTGCTTGCCAAGACCTTTTCCACCATCGAGGAGCTGATCCGCGTCGGCAGGGAGACTGCGGCGGCGGAGGATCCGCACACCGTGTTCCCATCGGTCAATGGCATCGGCGATACGGTGATCGATGCGCTGCGCGATTTCTTCGGCAATGAGCGCAATGACGACGTGCTCGACAAGCTGCTCGGAGAGGTCAAGCCGAAGCCTTATATCGTCACCGTCTCAGCTGACAGCGAGGTCGCCGGCAAGACGATTGTGTTCACCGGCTCGCTGGAGAAGATGACGCGCTCCGAAGCCAAGGCGATGGCCGAGCGTCTCGGCGCCAGGGTGGCCGGTTCGGTTTCGGCCAAGACCGACCTGCTGGTGGCCGGACCTGGTGCCGGCTCCAAGCTCAAGCTTGCCAGTGAACTCGGCGTCGAAGTCATCGACGAGGACACATGGCTGCAACGGGTCGGCAAGTCGTGA